Proteins found in one Acinetobacter sp. WCHAc010034 genomic segment:
- a CDS encoding TetR/AcrR family transcriptional regulator C-terminal domain-containing protein: MSKKDIAPQRLTREIVLRTALDMLNEEGIDSITTRKLAQRLGIKSPTLYWHFKNKSLLMEAMAETIINEHHLVSLPIDGMTWQDWLLANSVSFRRALLAYRDGARLHARTSPSQGHFNTIEAQVALLSHAGFSPVEAVALLMTLGRFIVGWVLEEQQEEIRSDPPFEADPTIYPLMLQGVNTLQNMNADDIFENGIRMVIIGAERQLDIKMQT; the protein is encoded by the coding sequence ATGAGTAAAAAAGATATTGCACCTCAACGTCTGACACGTGAAATAGTCCTGCGTACCGCATTGGATATGTTGAATGAAGAAGGCATAGATTCAATAACCACACGCAAGCTAGCTCAACGATTGGGTATTAAATCTCCAACTCTATATTGGCATTTCAAGAATAAATCCTTGTTAATGGAAGCAATGGCGGAAACCATTATAAATGAACACCATTTAGTTTCTTTACCCATCGATGGGATGACATGGCAAGATTGGTTGCTCGCTAATTCTGTAAGCTTTCGTCGAGCACTACTAGCTTACCGTGATGGTGCTCGTCTACATGCAAGAACTAGCCCCAGTCAAGGACATTTCAACACGATTGAGGCCCAAGTTGCGCTGTTATCTCATGCTGGGTTTTCTCCTGTTGAAGCAGTTGCATTACTTATGACATTAGGAAGGTTTATTGTTGGGTGGGTCCTTGAGGAGCAGCAAGAAGAAATAAGATCAGACCCACCATTCGAAGCCGATCCAACTATATATCCACTCATGCTCCAAGGAGTGAATACCTTACAAAATATGAATGCGGATGACATTTTTGAAAATGGGATTCGTATGGTGATTATCGGTGCTGAAAGACAACTTGATATTAAAATGCAAACTTAA
- the tet(39) gene encoding tetracycline efflux MFS transporter Tet(39) yields MKKSLSVILITIFLDAVGIGLIMPILPELLRSLAGAEAGGVHYGALLAVYALMQFIFAPILGALSDRFGRRPVLIISIAGATADYLLMAAAPSLLWLYIGRIFAGITGANMAVATAYVSDITPAHERAKRFGLLGAVFGIGFIAGPVIGGVLGEWNLHAPFFAAAFMNGINLIMTAVLLKESKHSNKMTEKVQEQSILKKLSYLITQPNMAPLLGIFLIITLVSQVPATLWVIYGQDRYGWSIFIAGVSLASYGICHSIAQAFAIAPMVKRFGEKNTLLCGIACDAIGLLLLSIAVEEWVPFALLPLFALGGVAVPALQAMMSRGISDERQGELQGLLSSFNSLGAIIGPVLVTSLYFMTQASAPGMVWALAAILYVITLPLLLKYRLNKYSGVP; encoded by the coding sequence GTGAAGAAATCATTGAGCGTGATTTTAATCACTATATTTCTGGATGCTGTTGGGATTGGTTTAATTATGCCGATCTTGCCTGAATTATTACGGTCATTGGCTGGAGCTGAAGCAGGCGGTGTTCACTATGGTGCTTTATTAGCTGTGTATGCTCTGATGCAGTTCATTTTTGCACCTATCCTTGGAGCGTTGAGTGACCGATTTGGACGTCGACCTGTATTAATTATTTCAATTGCTGGTGCAACGGCTGATTATCTCCTAATGGCTGCTGCTCCTTCTCTATTGTGGCTATATATTGGTCGTATTTTTGCGGGAATTACAGGTGCCAACATGGCTGTTGCAACAGCTTATGTTTCAGATATTACTCCAGCCCATGAGCGTGCAAAAAGGTTTGGTCTCCTTGGAGCTGTCTTTGGTATTGGGTTTATAGCGGGTCCGGTAATAGGTGGAGTTTTGGGTGAATGGAACTTACATGCACCGTTCTTTGCTGCTGCTTTTATGAATGGGATTAATTTAATAATGACAGCAGTCTTATTAAAAGAATCAAAACACAGCAATAAAATGACTGAGAAGGTTCAGGAGCAATCAATATTAAAGAAATTATCCTATTTGATCACTCAACCTAATATGGCTCCATTGCTTGGTATCTTTTTAATTATCACATTGGTTTCACAAGTCCCCGCAACTTTATGGGTTATCTATGGGCAGGATCGTTATGGCTGGAGTATATTTATTGCAGGTGTTTCCCTTGCTAGTTATGGAATATGCCATTCTATTGCACAGGCTTTTGCTATCGCCCCTATGGTAAAGAGGTTTGGAGAGAAAAATACGTTGTTATGTGGAATAGCTTGCGATGCAATTGGTTTACTTCTTTTATCTATTGCTGTTGAAGAATGGGTGCCTTTTGCGTTGTTACCATTGTTTGCCCTTGGTGGAGTAGCCGTTCCTGCTTTGCAAGCAATGATGTCCAGAGGTATTAGTGATGAAAGACAAGGTGAATTACAAGGGCTATTAAGCAGTTTTAATAGTCTGGGGGCTATAATTGGTCCTGTATTAGTTACTAGCCTCTATTTTATGACTCAGGCATCAGCTCCTGGAATGGTATGGGCATTAGCTGCAATACTTTATGTAATCACCCTACCCTTATTGCTTAAGTATCGCCTGAATAAATATTCTGGAGTTCCATAA
- a CDS encoding replication initiation protein — translation MNKENSYDKSYPVTTMAIQNKVTECFKSMSVDEKRILIMASPIARNIDASEQDQILISAQQFADDCGIKVNSAYKQIENASKKLVDRSFSYVNDRGKKVYSNWVIDATYEDAGISLRFTSIVLVMLKILDKYNPYTRYKKDVVLKLKKDYSIDFYHLAKKNQAKNGFELTLDEMFTEFGLPESYRDLRNLKRRVLKSSLDEINEFTDVTVDYSPVKKGRSVVGFKFTVKEKSKPKLIAPERDPKTIDIFCNLSDAQINKYSAILSKLSELSDLSNFQDYPSFALWISGILRDPKSVREETAKRIFKALHSKTDFKP, via the coding sequence ATGAATAAAGAAAATAGTTATGATAAATCTTATCCAGTAACAACAATGGCTATTCAAAACAAAGTTACTGAATGCTTTAAAAGCATGTCTGTAGATGAAAAAAGAATTTTAATTATGGCTTCTCCGATTGCTAGAAATATCGATGCAAGTGAACAAGATCAAATCTTAATATCTGCTCAACAATTTGCTGATGACTGTGGTATCAAAGTCAATTCTGCTTATAAACAAATTGAAAATGCGTCAAAAAAACTAGTAGATCGGTCCTTTTCATACGTTAATGATAGGGGGAAAAAGGTCTACTCTAACTGGGTAATTGATGCTACTTATGAAGATGCAGGGATATCTTTAAGGTTTACATCTATTGTTTTGGTGATGTTGAAAATTTTAGATAAATACAATCCATACACTCGTTATAAAAAAGATGTAGTTCTAAAATTAAAAAAAGACTACTCAATAGACTTTTACCATTTAGCGAAAAAAAATCAGGCAAAAAATGGCTTTGAATTAACGCTAGATGAAATGTTTACAGAGTTTGGTTTACCAGAATCTTATAGAGATTTGAGGAACTTAAAACGAAGAGTTTTGAAGAGCTCATTAGATGAAATTAATGAATTTACCGATGTAACAGTTGACTATAGTCCAGTTAAAAAAGGACGTTCTGTTGTCGGCTTTAAGTTCACTGTGAAAGAAAAATCTAAGCCAAAATTAATAGCTCCTGAGCGAGATCCAAAAACAATAGATATATTCTGCAACCTGTCTGATGCTCAAATTAACAAGTACAGTGCTATTTTATCTAAACTTTCTGAGCTATCAGACCTAAGTAACTTCCAGGACTATCCTAGTTTTGCCCTTTGGATTAGTGGCATCTTACGAGATCCGAAAAGTGTAAGAGAGGAAACAGCAAAGCGGATTTTTAAAGCTCTTCATAGCAAGACGGATTTTAAACCATGA
- the mobQ gene encoding MobQ family relaxase, giving the protein MAIYHFSVKTISRGNGRSAVACAAYRSSEKLVCDFYGKEQDYTRKTGVEFTKIYAPENTNTELLKRQTLWNEVEKVERRKDALLAREFEIAFPSELNAEQRENMLNELCRNLVKKYGVIVDAAIHAPHTDSGSDERNYHAHIMFTTRSINEQGGFSAKKYRDFSRDNGTETVSHWRESFAELCNHHLEQNGFDERVDHRSYEDQESDLEATQHEGPQATYLRRRGIFTEISLKNDEIKLRNLKIKKVIALDENIKVSEDLVQKVRSELQFQYSQAEYSEKTSQKLYEFQNEELSKLTTKLDTMSSAISELRKKEPLFFKTKWINQINDLIDQHNTQLDIQKHISGLSEIEKKERYSDHLNKWTEENQLLQPKKSFAKLDEPNITVKQRKLNDQISNIDHQISEISRRETEYQEYVRDQRLEIINSYIFEEDNYGNKYFSPQNGEKQKRLYAEEMEDLKIQELHAAFTKKIETEAQQEFSQKRAIQLENDRKDRESREQQLRKEREQQEQRYAQEREQQEHLAFVRRQEQEKQQRNEPKKPENDNNHDYTP; this is encoded by the coding sequence ATGGCGATATATCATTTTTCAGTTAAAACGATTAGTAGAGGTAATGGACGATCGGCCGTTGCTTGTGCTGCATATCGTTCAAGTGAAAAATTGGTATGCGATTTTTATGGAAAAGAACAAGACTACACAAGAAAAACTGGTGTCGAATTTACAAAAATCTATGCACCTGAAAATACAAATACTGAGTTACTCAAGCGCCAAACACTTTGGAATGAAGTCGAAAAGGTTGAACGTAGAAAAGATGCATTACTTGCAAGAGAGTTTGAGATTGCATTTCCCAGTGAGTTAAACGCTGAACAGCGTGAAAATATGCTCAATGAACTTTGCCGAAACCTCGTTAAAAAATACGGTGTCATCGTTGATGCTGCTATTCATGCACCTCATACAGACAGTGGAAGTGATGAACGCAACTACCATGCACACATCATGTTCACAACCCGAAGTATTAATGAGCAGGGTGGCTTTTCAGCAAAAAAATATAGGGACTTCAGTCGTGACAATGGCACAGAAACTGTAAGCCACTGGAGAGAATCATTTGCAGAGTTATGCAATCATCACCTGGAACAAAATGGATTTGATGAACGTGTCGATCACAGAAGTTATGAAGACCAGGAAAGTGACCTAGAAGCAACTCAGCACGAAGGTCCTCAAGCGACATACCTCCGGAGACGAGGGATATTTACAGAAATTAGTCTGAAAAATGATGAAATTAAGCTACGTAATTTAAAAATCAAAAAGGTCATCGCACTGGATGAAAACATCAAAGTATCTGAGGATCTTGTTCAAAAAGTACGAAGTGAGCTTCAGTTTCAATACTCTCAAGCTGAGTATTCAGAAAAAACTTCTCAGAAACTTTATGAATTCCAAAATGAAGAATTATCAAAATTAACAACAAAATTAGACACGATGAGTTCTGCAATATCAGAACTACGCAAAAAAGAGCCTTTATTTTTTAAAACAAAATGGATCAATCAAATAAATGACCTGATCGACCAACACAACACCCAACTAGACATCCAAAAGCATATTTCTGGTCTTAGTGAAATAGAAAAAAAAGAGAGATATTCTGATCATTTAAATAAATGGACAGAAGAAAATCAGCTGCTCCAGCCTAAAAAGTCTTTTGCAAAACTTGACGAACCGAACATCACTGTTAAACAACGAAAACTTAATGATCAAATTTCAAATATAGATCATCAAATTTCTGAAATATCACGCAGAGAAACTGAGTATCAAGAGTATGTACGCGATCAAAGACTGGAGATCATAAATAGTTATATATTTGAAGAAGATAACTATGGAAATAAATACTTTAGTCCTCAAAATGGTGAAAAACAAAAGCGACTATATGCAGAAGAAATGGAAGATCTAAAAATCCAAGAATTGCATGCGGCTTTTACAAAAAAAATTGAGACCGAAGCGCAGCAAGAGTTTTCCCAAAAAAGAGCAATACAGCTCGAAAACGACCGAAAAGATCGTGAATCTAGAGAACAGCAGTTACGTAAAGAACGAGAGCAACAAGAACAACGCTATGCACAAGAACGAGAGCAACAAGAACATTTGGCATTTGTAAGACGCCAAGAACAAGAAAAACAGCAGAGAAATGAGCCTAAAAAGCCAGAAAATGACAATAACCATGACTACACGCCTTAG
- a CDS encoding TetR/AcrR family transcriptional regulator, whose amino-acid sequence MKEIRQQKKQPEVIRKRILEQATILVSQKGISGVSIQNIATAVGITKGGVFHHFPNKKNLIEEMFNQIILDLDQTVEYLIKRDQTEYGKFTRAYIHSSFIHQIDGVVSAWSALSMTMITEPTFNKIWMEWLKNRLSQHAETDSHPDLELLRLAADGLWLQSITGVIDDEQCSKLEDDLLNRTYLT is encoded by the coding sequence GTGAAAGAAATTCGGCAACAAAAGAAGCAACCAGAGGTTATTCGAAAGCGCATCCTTGAACAGGCAACTATTCTTGTTTCTCAAAAGGGTATTTCTGGTGTTTCTATTCAAAATATTGCTACAGCAGTAGGTATAACAAAAGGGGGGGTATTTCACCATTTCCCGAATAAAAAAAATTTGATAGAAGAAATGTTCAATCAAATAATTCTTGATTTAGATCAAACAGTTGAATACTTGATTAAACGCGATCAAACAGAATATGGTAAATTCACACGAGCTTATATTCATAGTTCTTTTATCCATCAAATAGATGGGGTGGTTTCTGCTTGGTCAGCGTTATCAATGACTATGATCACAGAGCCTACCTTTAATAAAATTTGGATGGAATGGCTAAAAAATAGATTATCTCAACATGCAGAAACGGATAGTCATCCTGATTTAGAGTTACTTCGTTTAGCAGCAGATGGGTTGTGGCTACAAAGTATTACCGGAGTCATTGATGATGAGCAATGTTCAAAATTAGAAGACGATCTGCTTAATCGAACCTATTTAACATAA
- a CDS encoding SMR family transporter — protein sequence MNSVLLAYVLLGFSIVSEVIGSSFLVKSEGFTKLFPSVMVFIFFSTAFYLLSQVIKTIPLGIAYAIWAGVGIVLTAVVSYFVFKQTLDNPALIGIGFIVSGVIIINLFSQSAGH from the coding sequence ATGAACAGTGTGTTACTCGCTTATGTATTACTTGGATTTTCAATAGTTTCCGAAGTGATTGGAAGTAGTTTTTTAGTTAAATCGGAAGGGTTTACAAAACTTTTTCCAAGCGTGATGGTCTTTATTTTTTTTAGCACGGCATTTTATTTATTATCACAAGTTATTAAAACAATCCCTTTAGGTATCGCATACGCTATATGGGCTGGTGTTGGGATTGTTCTAACTGCTGTAGTTAGCTACTTTGTTTTTAAACAGACACTAGATAATCCTGCTTTAATTGGAATTGGTTTTATCGTATCTGGCGTAATAATTATTAATTTATTTTCGCAATCAGCAGGTCATTAA
- a CDS encoding replication initiation protein, which translates to MDENKKTYPLSWVVMQNNVQECFKSMNIDEKRMLILASPIARTTDATEKDRIMITAEEFARECGIKTHSAYTQLELASKNLLKRNFSYNNERGKKVLSNWVIDCTYEDGGIAIRFPEIVLLMLKEFDKLNPYTKYKKDIVLSLKKDYSFDLYHLAKKHQAMGQFEMSLEHIKNELGLPKSYDKLCNLKDRVMKPSLNEITTNTDIELTYENVKKGRSVVGFKFIVKEKPKPKLIAPQRDQRTIDMFCNLSDAQINKYSTILSKLSELSDLSNFPDYPTFALWISGILRDPKSVREETTKRIFKALHSKTDFKP; encoded by the coding sequence ATGGACGAAAATAAAAAAACATATCCTCTGAGCTGGGTTGTTATGCAAAACAATGTTCAAGAATGCTTTAAGAGTATGAACATTGATGAAAAACGAATGTTAATACTTGCTAGCCCAATTGCTAGAACCACTGATGCAACTGAAAAAGACCGAATTATGATTACGGCAGAAGAGTTTGCTAGAGAATGTGGCATTAAAACGCATTCCGCATATACGCAGTTAGAACTAGCCAGCAAGAATCTACTTAAAAGAAATTTCTCTTATAACAATGAAAGAGGAAAAAAGGTGCTGTCGAATTGGGTGATTGATTGCACTTATGAAGACGGAGGGATAGCTATACGTTTCCCTGAAATCGTTCTACTGATGTTAAAAGAGTTTGATAAATTAAACCCTTATACAAAATATAAAAAAGATATCGTACTAAGTTTGAAAAAAGATTACTCATTCGATCTTTATCATTTAGCTAAAAAGCATCAAGCAATGGGACAATTTGAAATGTCCTTAGAACATATAAAAAATGAGCTGGGTTTGCCCAAATCTTATGACAAACTCTGTAATTTAAAAGACCGAGTAATGAAGCCTTCATTAAATGAGATTACAACTAATACAGATATTGAACTCACTTATGAAAATGTAAAAAAAGGGCGTTCAGTAGTTGGCTTTAAATTTATAGTGAAAGAAAAACCTAAGCCAAAATTAATAGCGCCTCAGCGAGATCAAAGAACTATAGATATGTTCTGCAATTTATCTGATGCTCAAATTAACAAGTACAGCACTATTTTATCTAAACTTTCTGAGCTATCAGACCTCAGTAATTTCCCAGACTACCCGACATTTGCCCTCTGGATTAGTGGCATCTTACGAGATCCGAAAAGTGTAAGAGAGGAAACAACAAAACGGATTTTTAAAGCTCTTCATAGCAAGACGGATTTTAAACCATGA